In the Lasioglossum baleicum unplaced genomic scaffold, iyLasBale1 scaffold1476, whole genome shotgun sequence genome, one interval contains:
- the LOC143220722 gene encoding LOW QUALITY PROTEIN: uncharacterized protein LOC143220722 (The sequence of the model RefSeq protein was modified relative to this genomic sequence to represent the inferred CDS: deleted 1 base in 1 codon), producing the protein MSCLEDTQSNCRCQYTFTLTDEIVQEQISEMKDSFNHVPSIHEVDEEETDEEHTYDQELKTPKDIEHTENIIKDTADEDSVYSNDSFCSDESCDESEGTNVTSRSINDSHFSPQITNCKYNQEENKNEEEKSENIIQNNEITNSVGCKGSLSEDDSIGIKQIKNRRKNMSFTDEELRKIEWENQLLLKKIMAQQKPKEKILHENVQLSRMSSSAINRKKLQKKIENENILLLQRIQQTKSRVMNNMTKPGCRQTIL; encoded by the exons ATGTCATGCTTAGAAGATACACAGTCCAATTGTAGATGTCAATATACGTTTACGTTAACGGACGAAATAGTTCAGGAACAAATTTCTGAAATGAAAGATAGCTTTAATCATGTACCCAGTATTCATGAGGTTGACGAAGAAGAAACTGATGAGGAGCATACCTATGACCAAGAATTGAAGACTCCTAAAGATATAGAACACACTGAAAACATAATAAAGGATACTGCAGATGAAGATTCTGTTTACAGTAATGACTCATTTTGTTCTGATGAGTCTTGTGATGAATCTGAAGGAACTAATGTTACTTCAAGATCAATTAATGATTCCCATTTTTCACCCCAAATCACTAATTGCAAATATAATCAGGAGGAGAATAAAAATGAAGAAGAGAAATctgaaaatataatacaaaataatgaaattacaaATTCAGTTGGTTGTAAGGGCTCATTATCTGAGGATGATTCCATAGGAATTAAACAGatt aaaaatagaagaaaaaacATGAGTTTTACAGATGAAGAATTAAGGAAAATCGAATGGGAAAATCAGCTTCTCTTGAAGAAGATAATGGCACAACAAAAACCAAAAGAGAAGATACTTCATGAAAATGTTCAACTATCCCGAATGAGTAGTTCtgcaataaatagaaaaaaattacagaagaaaatagaaaatgaaaatata TTATTGCTCCAAAGGATACAACAAACTAAATCACGTGTAATGAACAACATGACAAAACCTGGTTGTAGACAGACAATTTTATAA
- the LOC143220717 gene encoding THO complex subunit 3-like, which produces MSSFRVDELINYFKSHNKIREQQSHSAKVHSVGWSCDGKLLASGSFDKSVCIFALSPDRLKQEITFRGHGGSVDQLCWHAFYPELLSTASGDKTVRIWDTRTQKCTANISTRGENINISWSPDGNTIAVGNKEDLVTFIDARVMKMRVEEQFNFEVNEISWNKDSDTFYLTNGQGCVHILSYPDLELLHVIKAHPGTCICIEFDPTGRYFATGSADALVSLWDADELCCLRTFSRLEWPVRTISFSYDGQLLAAASEDLVIDIGEVETGEKIADIPVEAATFTVAWHPKQYLLAYACDDKDTYDRKRDAGSLKVFGFANS; this is translated from the exons ATGTCTTCTTTTCGTGTTGATGAActgattaattattttaaatcacacAACAAAATTAGGGAACAACAAAGTCATTCTGCTAAAGTACACAGTGTAGGATGGAGTTGTGATGGGAAACTCTTGGCTTCGGGATCTTTTGATAAATCTGTTTGTATTTTCGCTCTTTCACCGGATCGTTTA aaaCAAGAAATAACATTTAGAGGACACGGTGGTAGTGTAGATCAGCTGTGCTGGCATGCTTTTTATCCAGAATTATTATCTACTGCAAGTGGAGACAAGACAGTTCGAATTTGGGATACAAGAACACAAAAATGCACAGCAAATATTAGCACAAGAGgtgaaaacattaatatatcGTGGTCACCCGATGGTAATACAATAGCAGTTGGAAACAAAGAAGACTTAGTGACTTTTATTGATGCAAGAGTAATGAAAATGCGTGTTGAGGAACAATTTAATTTTGAAGTGAATGAAATCTCATGGAATAAAGACTCTGACACATTTTATTTAACTAATGGTCAAGGTTGTGTACATATCCTTAGTTATCCAGATTTAGAATTGTTACATGTAATTAAAGCACATCCAGGAACATGTATTTGTATAGAATTTGATCCTACTGGAAGATACTTTGCAACTGGGTCAGCAGATGCATTGGTTTCTTTATGGGATGCAGATGAATTGTGTTGTTTAAGAACATTTTCAAGATTAGAGTGGCCAGTAAGAACTATTTCATTCTCTTATGATGGACAACTATTAGCTGCAGCATCTGAAGATCTTGTGATAGATATAGGTGAAGTTGAAACTGGAGAAAAAATTGCAGATATACCAGTAGAGGCAGCAACTTTTACAGTTGCATGGCACccaaaacaatatttattagcATATGCATGTGATGACAAAGATACTTATGATAGAAAACGAGATGCAGGCAGTTTAAAAGTATTTGGATTTGCcaattcttaa
- the LOC143220720 gene encoding protein ABHD18-like: MPRSRLDAVYRSILLTKFFTKGWGSPQNLKRIFEFRKLLANRETCYKLIPVDYPINITKDEEWSDCHIIEGSFESPFNKHLPDIMPYETITAHFQLVLPRKWYSHKVKPMCLHLAGTGDHYFWRRRNLIAKPLLKESGIASLLVENPFYGTRKPQNQIRSCLHNVCDIFIMGGCLIMESIVLLNWCEQQGFGPLGLTGLSMGGHMASLAATNWPKPIPLIPCLSWSTASPVFTQGVMSASINWTLLENQYFANELYQNDLAKMVKVIGKEDAFLAGQHFAQHYPTSMKRIHELKQLSNSVTKDVHTISATETVIHNKEYKDCNSEDNTLKNQVAEEKAARTFPLNILSNKFKLRDSNTLKGICLLPVPRHPLFSDCKWREREALQFMCGIMDECTHLKNFEIPVDTELIIAVCARNDAYIPRDDCMSLDKIWPGAEIRYIDAGHVSAYLLHQKVFRSTIVEAFERSMKKYPLHIS; this comes from the exons ATGCCACGCAGTCGTTTGGATGCTGTTTACAGAAGTATTTTGCTTACCAAATTTTTCACGAAAGGCTGGGGAAGCCCTCAAAATTTGAAAAG AATTTTTGAATTCAGGAAACTTCTTGCCAATAGAGAAACATGTTACAAACTTATTCCTGTTGATTATCCAATCAATATAACTAAG gaTGAAGAATGGTCAGACTGTCATATAATAGAAGGTTCTTTTGAAAGTCCATTTAATAAGCACCTTCCAGATATAATGCCTTATGAGACAATAACTGCACATTTCCAATTAGTTTTACCAAGAAAATGGTATTCTCATAAAGTAAAGCCTATGTGTTTACATCTTGCAGGTACAGGAGATCAT TACTTTTGGAGAAGAAGAAATCTGATTGCTAAGCCATTACTGAAAGAATCTGGAATTGCATCTTTATTAGTAGAAAATCCATTCTATGGTACGAGGAAACCACAGAATCAAAT ACGTTCTTGCTTACATAATGTCTGTGACATCTTCATTATGGGAGGATGTTTGATAATGGAATCAATTGTTTTACTAAATTGGTGTGAACAACAAGGTTTTGGGCCATTGGGATTAACAGGTTTATCAATGGGTGGTCAT ATGGCTTCTTTAGCAGCAACTAATTGGCCAAAACCAATACCATTAATTCCTTGCCTTTCTTGGTCGACAGCATCACCAGTATTCACGCAAGGAGTAATGAGTGCTTCCATTAATTGGACACTTTtagaaaatcaatattttgcAAATGAATTGTACCAAAATGATCTCGCTAAAATGGTAAAAGTTATAGGTAAAGAA gacgcttttttagctgggcaaCATTTTGCACAGCATTATCCTACAAGTATGAAAAGAATTCAtgaattgaaacaattgtctaaCAGTGTTACTAAAGATGTACATACAATATCTGCCACCGAAACTGTGATTCATAATAAAGAGTATAAAGACTGTAATTCAGAAGACAATACTTTAAAAAATCAAGTTGCTGAAGAAAAAGCAGCTCGAACATTTCCTTTAAACATTTTATCTAACAAATTTAAGTTAAGGGATTCAAATACACTTAAAG GGATTTGTTTGTTACCAGTTCCAAGACATCCGTTATTTTCGGATTGTAAATGGCGTGAACGAGAGGCATTGCAGTTCATGTGCGGAATAATGGATGAATGTacgcatttaaaaaattttgaaataccTGTTGATACCGAATTGATTATTGCTGTTTGCGCAAGAAATGATGCATACATACCACGTGATGATTGTATGAGCTTAGACAAAATTTGGCCAGGGGCTGAAATTCGATATATAGATGCTGGACATGTATCTGCATACCTTCTTCATCAGAAAGTATTTAG ATCTACTATAGTAGAGGCATTTGAACGATCAATGAAGAAATACCCTTTACATATTAGCTGA